One window of Cydia pomonella isolate Wapato2018A chromosome 7, ilCydPomo1, whole genome shotgun sequence genomic DNA carries:
- the LOC133519820 gene encoding ATP-binding cassette sub-family G member 5 has translation MAGGNYMLQLYNVFHSGQVEPGSLFQRITGGVKTGIILKDVSFTTHSGEVTAILGSKGSGKRALLDVIARRVASKGHILLEGVPLEEEQFKSCCALVRHSTRLLPGLSVQQTLALSLTKVSGYLKSSKVKQVMADLALSQVAHKCVTTLTKSEYRRLVIGVQLIRDPLILLLDEPTWDLDPLNTYLVISILSNAAKKYSTAIILTMEKPRSDVFPFLDRVVYLCLGDVVYAGPTRNLLDYFGSIGFPCPQLENPLMYYLCLSTVDRRSRERFIESNHQIAALVEKFKLEGQAIMQGNVNEHRIINPNKMQLGYGKPSGAKVIWMLYVRMLASIFNLKKNGLKQMFMRLFSLPLYFLVLWAFYFEAKDYQRAFITKSGLIFNAMVGTYFISIMNTICLYGPYRTRYYQESQEGLYSGASLLLSCNLVSLPFSFISTFASAAIIYPILADLTEGLDYLYFSLVLWSCYVYAEQQAMAVMMFVRNGLIAAIVNVYITCVYVMLASGVLRSYKGFEDWLFYLTYITHTRYASIFLHRNVFKQPHFNILPYSDTENCTAITNLIQTSSSLNTNSNANCRYASGKAFLAERFTSRSFTGDIYQTGDMNMEFNLGISFAFSVGIMLLNKFLYLMPLPSYIKDKFRE, from the exons atggcAGGAGGGAACTATATGCTGCAGTTGTATAATGTGTTTCACTCAGGACAA GTGGAACCGGGCAGCTTATTCCAACGCATCACGGGCGGAGTGAAGACCGGCATCATTCTCAAGGATGTCTCCTTCACCACTCACAGCGGAGAAGTCACAGCGATACTTGGCTCCAAAG GCAGCGGCAAACGCGCCCTCCTCGATGTGATCGCCCGGCGAGTAGCCTCGAAAGGCCACATTCTTCTAGAAGGAGTACCTCTAGAAGAGGAACAGTTCAAGAGTTGCTGCGCTCTTGTTCGCCACTCTACAAGGCTGCTGCCTGGGCTTAGCGTCCAGCAGACTCTCGCTTTGTCGCTGACTAAG GTTTCCGGCTATTTAAAGTCCTCTAAAGTGAAGCAAGTCATGGCGGACCTGGCGTTATCGCAGGTGGCGCACAAATGCGTGACTACCCTAACGAAAAGCGAATACAGGCGACTAGTTATCGGCGTGCAACTTATTCGGGATCCAT TGATACTGCTTCTGGACGAACCGACATGGGACCTAGATCCGCTAAACACGTACCTGGTGATCTCGATATTGTCTAACGCAGCCAAGAAATACTCCACAGCCATCATACTGACTATGGAGAAGCCGAGATCTG ACGTATTCCCATTCCTGGATCGCGTGGTGTACCTGTGCCTGGGCGACGTGGTGTACGCTGGACCCACAAGAAACCTGCTCGACTACTTTGGCAGCATTGGATTCCCTTGCCCGCAGCTCGAGAACCCACTAATGTATTATT TATGCCTATCAACTGTAGACAGACGCTCTCGCGAACGCTTCATAGAGTCCAACCACCAGATCGCAGCCCTAGTCGAGAAATTCAAACTGGAAGGTCAGGCCATCATGCAGGGCAACGTCAACGAACATCGGATCATCAACCCTAATAAGATGCAGCTGGGATATGGCAAGCCTAGCGGCGCCAAGGTTATATGGATGTTGTAtgt GAGAATGCTGGCGTCGATATTTAACCTAAAGAAAAACGGATTGAAGCAAATGTTCATGCGACTTTTCTCCTTGCCCTTGTATTTCTTGGTATTATGGGCTTTCTACTTTGAAGCAAAg GATTATCAAAGGGCCTTCATAACGAAGAGCGGACTAATATTCAACGCGATGGTTGGAACTTACTTCATCAGCATTATGAACACTATTTGTTTAT ACGGCCCCTATAGAACGCGTTACTACCAGGAATCTCAGGAAGGGCTGTATAGCGGGGCCAGCCTGCTGTTATCTTGCAATCTGGTCTCCTTGCCCTTCTCCTTTATCAGCACTTTCGCGTCCGCTGCCATCATTTATCC TATCCTAGCAGACCTAACAGAAGGCTTGGACTACCTGTACTTCTCACTCGTGCTGTGGTCGTGCTACGTGTACGCCGAGCAGCAAGCCATGGCCGTCATGATGTTTGTGCGCAACGGTCTGATCGCCGCTATCGTCAACGTTTACATTACGTGTGTCTACGTCATGCTGGCTAGCGGAGTGCTCAG ATCCTACAAAGGCTTCGAAGATTGGCTCTTCTATCTAACCTACATAACCCATACGCGCTACGCGTCCATCTTTCTGCACCGGAACGTGTTCAAACAGCCGCACTTCAACATCCTTCCCTACAGCGACACGGAAAACTGCACGGCCATCACCAACCTCATCCAGACCTCTTCCAGTTTGAACACGAACTCAAATGCGAACTGTCGATATGCTAGCGGAAAAGCGTTCCTAGCAGAAAGGTTCACGTCAAGGAGTTTTACCGGAGATATTTATCAAACAGGAGATATGAACATGGAATTCAATTTGGGAATCAGTTTCGCTTTCAGTGTTGGCATTATGCTGCTGAATAAGTTTTTGTATTTGATGCCGTTGCCTAGCTATATTAAAGATAAGTTTAGAgaatga